A stretch of the Rosa rugosa chromosome 5, drRosRugo1.1, whole genome shotgun sequence genome encodes the following:
- the LOC133712866 gene encoding uncharacterized protein LOC133712866 gives MSRCFPFPPPGYEKKARTDDVDVLKKEKQREKKHKKDKKDKEKREKEKSEKDRSDGKHREKKDKKEKNRDKKKDKEKDTDKVKDKLGTSDGTRIPGKTENHVAEKLVHKDDRDKRDASQVGGYQPEKLGQNSHLPAENRNSVSVEVARKTKDEARGIGNQLVEKITGSDRKKDEGMVRLVAKGTGILAEVKETSKDKRADIRKPDGQEVRVATRVSGSAMVQNPGGMVQPKVQGFPKPLESNVERKTDGKEKTKEKEGDDKRGEKRKDKDREKKTQGRDKDRDKEKKKEEKAKKKNASKTAEPDKEKKKEDKANEKNGSKHAEPDKSKETNKEVCIDSQYRKPSQLPKDTYKSADAEANLKKRKDLQTNGVLHANEIRPNKLLRPSSSSHPLTENGRTLEPCQTSIPFVSDKQGGANSVKVESKERKKNGIIEARSSSVSPAKPTSIAAQADPFAEASMRPPHPDSRYLSEVYMVPKMDKLSDDDQDWLFGCSDTKSKKPKMESSPDEETAEVWSEALRIESADVCALPYVIPY, from the exons ATGTCGCGCTGCTTTCCATTTCCACCACCAGGATATGAGAAAAAAGCTAGGACAGATGATGTGGACGTGCTAAAAAAG GAGaagcagagagaaaagaagcATAAAAAGGATAAGAAGgacaaagaaaaaagagaaaaagagaaaagtgaGAAAGATAGAAGTGATGGAAAACATCGGGAAAAGAAAGACAAGAAGGAAAAGAACAGAGACAAAAAGAAGGATAAGGAGAAAGACACAGACAAAGTTAAAGATAAACTTGGTACTTCAGATGGAACTAGAATTCCAGGTAAAACTGAGAATCATGTTGCAGAGAAACTCGTTCATAAAGATGACAGAGACAAGAGAGATGCTAGCCAAGTTGGAGGTTACCAGCCAGAAAAGCTTGGTCAGAACAGTCACCTGCCTGCGGAGAACAGGAATTCTGTATCGGTGGAGGTGGCTAGGAAGACTAAGGATGAGGCCAGAGGAATTGGAAACCAGTTGGTTGAGAAGATTACTGGTTCAGACCGCAAAAAAGATGAGGGGATGGTCAGATTGGTGGCCAAGGGAACTGGCATTTTGGCTGAAGTTAAGGAAACTAGCAAGGACAAGAGAGCTGATATCCGAAAGCCTGATGGGCAAGAAGTCAGAGTTGCAACACGGGTTAGTGGAAGTGCAATGGTGCAGAACCCTGGCGGAATGGTTCAACCCAAAGTTCAAGGATTTCCCAAACCACTGGAGAGCAATGTTGAAAGAAAGactgatggaaaagaaaagaccAAAGAGAAGGAAGGTGATGATAAAAGAGGGGAAAAGCGCAAGGATAAAGATAGAGAGAAGAAAACCCAGGGGAGAGATAAGGATAGAgataaagagaagaagaaggaggagaaagcaaaaaagaaaaatgcgtCAAAGACTGCAGAGCcagataaagagaagaaaaaggaagacaAAGCAAATGAGAAAAATGGTTCTAAGCATGCAGAACCAGACAAATCTAAAGAGACCAATAAAGAGGTTTGTATTGATTCCCAGTACAGAAAACCCTCCCAACTTCCGAAGGACACCTACAAATCTGCTGATGCGGAGGCGAACCTTAAGAAACGAAAGGACTTGCAGACAAATGGAGTTTTGCATG CCAATGAAATTAGGCCCAATAAATTGCTGAgaccctcttcttcctctcatccaTTGACGGAAAATGGAAGGACACTGGAGCCTTGCCAAACGTCCATCCCATTTGTTTCAGATAAGCAGGGAGGAGCCAATAGTGTTAAAGTGGAGAGTAAGGAACGTAAGAAGAATGGCATTATTGAAGCTAGATCGTCATCTGTCTCCCCTGCAAAGCCTACTTCTATAGCTGCACAAGCTGATCCATTTGCTGAAGCATCTATGAGACCGCCCCATCCAGATTCCAGATATCTAAGTGAGGTTTATATGGTTCCAAAAATGGACAAATTGTCTGATGACGATCAAGACTGGTTGTTTGGTTGCAGCGATACCAAATCAAAGAAGCCTAAGATGGAATCTTCACCGGATGAGGAGACGGCAGAAGTGTGGTCAGAAGCTCTGCGGATAGAGTCAGCTGATGTTTGTGCTTTGCCATATGTCATTCCATATTGA